In Ochotona princeps isolate mOchPri1 chromosome 33, mOchPri1.hap1, whole genome shotgun sequence, one DNA window encodes the following:
- the PEX11G gene encoding peroxisomal membrane protein 11C, which yields MAALGEVAAALESYRGRDRLIRTLGYCCQLVGGVLVECCPAESQAGTRLLAVSAQLSHCRTVLRLFDDLAMFTYTKQYGLGAEEEDGLIRWASVLGNIADQLYYPCEHLAWAADAKVLHVDSARWWALSTALWGISLLLGIARALRMVQKLRRKLQTPMAFTSRLPRSKRRALEAQVWSETLTVLSNLADLANAVHWLPPGILWAGRFPPWLVGLLGTISSLLSVYQATRAREQADTTSP from the exons ATGGCGGCGCTGGGCGAGGTGGCGGCGGCGCTGGAGTCCTACAGGGGCCGGGACCGGCTG ATCCGGACGTTGGGATACTGCTGCCAGCTGGTCGGCGGTGTCCTGGTGGAATGCTGTCCCGCCGAGTCGCAGGCGGGGACGCGCCTGCTGGCCGTGTCTGCACAGCTCAGCCACTGCAGGACCGTCCTGCGGCTGTTTGATGACCTGGCCATGTTCACCTACACTAAGCAGTACGGCTTGGGGGCAGAG GAGGAAGACGGCTTGATCCGTTGGGCATCCGTCCTGGGCAACATAGCTGACCAGCTGTACTACCCCTGCGAgcacctggcctgggctgccgaTGCCAAGGTCCTGCACGTGGACTCGGCCCGCTGGTGGGCTCTCAGCACCGCCCTCTGGGGCATCTCCCTTCTCTTGGGTATCGCCAG GGCCCTGCGGATGGTGCAGAAATTGAGACGCAAGCTTCAGACCCCCATGGCCTTCACCAG CCGGCTGCCCCGGAGCAAGCGGCGGGCCCTCGAGGCGCAGGTGTGGTCCGAGACGCTCACGGTCCTCAGCAACTTGGCCGACCTGGCCAACGCCGTGCATTGGCTGCCCCCGGGCATCCTGTGGGCTGGCCGCTTCCCCCCGTGGCTCGTGGGCCTCCTGGGCACCATCTCCTCCCTGCTCAGCGTCTACCAGGCGACCCGGGCCAGGGAACAAGCCGATACCACCAGTCCCTGA